The following proteins are co-located in the Arctopsyche grandis isolate Sample6627 chromosome 3, ASM5162203v2, whole genome shotgun sequence genome:
- the LOC143909153 gene encoding uncharacterized protein LOC143909153, with protein sequence MFKCARCNSEGLDGVLCSGCKLKFDFPCSGITKAGYNKLGGDRQLQWKCASCKTGLIPTPPGSVTASSSPTPNSLEMAHSLINDFTQKIHKLESRLDTLEKTNLETATIHNKIDHLEQKLNEKEQWSRRNNIEIKGVPLFKSENLIDTIVNLSKKINYPITPNQINFVARVPSRINNNSKPIVASFHNYHLKEEFMLAARRLKSLSSKDLGYSDDKRIFVNDHLTVSNKMLLTKVKALAKEKHF encoded by the exons ATGTTTAAGTGTGCGCGTTGTAATTCTGAAGGCTTAGACGGTGTTCTATGTAGTGGctgtaaattgaaatttgatttcCCTTGTTCTGGTATTACCAAAGCGGGCTATAATAAACTCGGAGGGGATCGTCAGCTCCAGTGGAAATGTGCTTCATGCAAGACGGGCCTTATTCCAACCCCTCCCGGAAGCGTCACAGCGTCGAGCTCCCCAACCCCA AACTCTTTGGAGATGGCCCATTccttaataaatgattttacacaGAAGATACATAAACTAGAGTCTAGGTTAGATACTCTAGAAAAGACAAACCTTGAGACAGCAACTATCCATAACAAGATTGATCACCTTGAACAGAAATTAAATGAGAAGGAACAATGGTCAAGAAGAAACAATATTGAAATCAAAGGGGTGCCACTCTTTAAAAGTGAAAATCTGATTGACACCATTGTTAATCTGagcaagaaaattaattatccCATAACCCCTAATCAAATTAACTTTGTTGCGCGGgttccttcccgtattaataataattctaaaCCGATTGTCGCCTCTTTTCATAACTATCATCTTAAAGAAGAATTTATGCTGGCAGCACGGCGTTTAAAGTCACTTTCATCGAAGGATCTCGGTTATTCCGATGACAAAAGGATTTTTGTAAATGACCACCTGACCGTTTCGAACAAAATGCTGCTGACAAAGGTGAAGGCCCTGGCTAAGGAAAAACATTTTTGA